From the genome of Mucilaginibacter paludis DSM 18603:
TGCCCATTGGTTATAGATTTCTTCGAGCATCGGCGTTAATTTGTTCACCATGCCCATCACCTTATGGGCTTCTTTCAGCCGTTCGTTGGCGCTTTGGGTGTGCCTGATTTTCACCACGTTGGAGCAATTGCCCAAGGCGACATTGAGCGTGTTGTTGCAGACTATCCGCGTTGGGGTCAGGGCTGCGGTAATGCTCCCGGTGCCGTCATGGGAGGTGGTCAGGAAGACATATTTTTCTATCAGGTCATCGTTGCCCACCCGGATGTAATCGGGCATTTTTGCGGTGATAAAAATGCGTTCACCGTTTTTGCCCAAAGCCCCGGCGGTTTCGTACATAATCCCTTCGCCGCCGCCTACGATGGCATCAAAAAAACTGAATGCGTCCGCATTCTGTACGATATGGTATTCTTTGCCGACTACGCCTAACACCGCATCGGTATCTTTGCGGACGGTGGCAAAGAAATTGGGGACTTCCATTTCGGTAAAAAGAGTGTCCCCGTCCGTATTGGTTTCCCCACTGTCGGGCGTGTAGAGCTTGCGTTTTTCCACTACGTAATCCAGCCCGGCGAACTTCATTGCTTCCTCACTGGTGGGGTAATCGGTAACGATCTGGCCGAGGCCATGCCATGCAG
Proteins encoded in this window:
- a CDS encoding DUF932 domain-containing protein; the protein is MAHNIFLNEQTGKYSFFSVQQTAWHGLGQIVTDYPTSEEAMKFAGLDYVVEKRKLYTPDSGETNTDGDTLFTEMEVPNFFATVRKDTDAVLGVVGKEYHIVQNADAFSFFDAIVGGGEGIMYETAGALGKNGERIFITAKMPDYIRVGNDDLIEKYVFLTTSHDGTGSITAALTPTRIVCNNTLNVALGNCSNVVKIRHTQSANERLKEAHKVMGMVNKLTPMLEEIYNQWAKVRITDKQVLQLIQLAMCPNKEVLSKLTAGQFDETSTAFKNICNDAFEYAMTSETQQMVTTKGTVFGCFNAVTGYFQNVRTYKDDTAKMNSLLDGGTAQRRAQTAFDLCTAFAKNGADSLQFN